A single window of Chitinophaga sp. XS-30 DNA harbors:
- a CDS encoding TlpA disulfide reductase family protein: MKNTNISKLAALVAVTACFTVTVQAQQYTINGNLEDADNKKIWLLKVTGGTKFDTVAAGTVKNGTFRFSGSVPEAYPHAIALEGGRGKLFFLENTNVTVSGKAANMEISGGKAQEAYLRYEAMEKETQQQMNVLRTRQEKQRKDFLAKNGDNVVAAYLLGISLGYMSAGDQEPIYQQFSDAVKKSEFGRLVRDRIDRMTAVMPGKKAPDFKAPTPEGGIKSLSEVVKTGKLTMIDFWASWCGPCRAENPNVVRVYSKYHDKGFNIIGVSLDREGEGEKWKEAIKKDGLVWNHVSDLKFWQSDIARLYNIRSIPATFLVDEKGVIVAKDLRGAELEKKVAEILGKN, translated from the coding sequence ATGAAAAACACGAACATCAGCAAACTGGCAGCCCTTGTGGCCGTTACGGCATGCTTTACGGTCACAGTGCAGGCCCAGCAATATACCATCAACGGGAACCTGGAGGATGCGGACAACAAAAAAATATGGCTGTTAAAAGTGACCGGCGGTACGAAATTCGATACCGTGGCAGCCGGTACTGTTAAAAACGGCACCTTCCGCTTTTCAGGCAGTGTACCCGAAGCCTATCCCCACGCCATAGCGCTCGAAGGGGGCCGCGGAAAGCTGTTCTTCCTTGAAAATACCAACGTGACCGTTTCGGGAAAGGCTGCAAATATGGAAATCTCCGGCGGGAAAGCCCAGGAGGCTTACCTGCGGTATGAAGCCATGGAAAAAGAAACACAGCAGCAGATGAACGTACTGCGGACGCGGCAGGAGAAACAGCGTAAGGACTTTCTGGCCAAGAATGGCGACAATGTAGTAGCCGCCTACCTGCTGGGCATCTCCCTCGGATATATGTCCGCCGGGGACCAGGAGCCCATTTATCAGCAGTTCAGTGACGCGGTGAAAAAAAGCGAGTTCGGCCGGCTCGTGCGCGACCGGATTGACCGTATGACGGCGGTGATGCCCGGCAAAAAAGCGCCTGATTTCAAGGCGCCGACACCTGAAGGCGGCATAAAAAGCCTGTCTGAAGTGGTGAAAACAGGCAAACTGACGATGATCGATTTCTGGGCAAGCTGGTGCGGGCCCTGCCGCGCAGAAAACCCCAATGTGGTGCGTGTGTATTCCAAATATCATGATAAAGGCTTCAATATCATCGGGGTATCGCTGGACAGAGAAGGAGAGGGTGAAAAATGGAAAGAGGCGATCAAAAAGGACGGGCTGGTGTGGAATCATGTGTCTGACCTGAAATTCTGGCAATCGGATATTGCCAGACTGTATAATATCCGCAGTATCCCTGCCACCTTCCTGGTAGACGAAAAGGGCGTGATCGTCGCCAAAGACCTGCGTGGGGCTGAACTGGAAAAGAAAGTAGCGGAGATATTGGGTAAAAACTGA
- a CDS encoding SusC/RagA family TonB-linked outer membrane protein, whose product MSILNQKPTHNLWRRASCGLLLALALSSGNAATAQDTFALNRVVTVRVKNQPLSNILSDIEKQTRLHFVYDGTELNRSEIISIDARSLTLGNVLHRLFKGNAEVRVMGNQVILKKQGPASPAGDIRQEVKQLRITGTVALRNTSGEVQKIPGITVRIKATTIGTATKDGGSFSIIAKPGDVLVFSYLGYKTREVVVDARSTSLQVTLEEDVEKIKEVVITGIFERKKESFTGATATYTNRELKQIGNQNVIQSLKTLDPAFAVLENNLQGANPNVLPDLEIRGKTATITLRDQFGSNANQPLFIMDGFEVSLQTVVDMNINRVESITVLRDAASTAIYGSRASNGVVVIETKKPKPGSLRVSYSMDNRVEFPDLRDYNLMNAEEKLEFERLAGRYSLNSRFELYQDQQLELDSLYHAHLAEVQRGVNTYWMNEPLRTGYTTGHNLYADGGDDQMRYGIGANITRTNGIMKGSGKTIGGGNIDLIYRKKRWNISNKLFLNISKATESPYGSFATFAETNPYFRKTDGNGNITRYLENSTWGGTGSSEYIVANPLWDAQLANRNQTTYTQIINNLQAEYRFTQSLMFRTRLQATQTATRNEVFIPGQHSIFQETEFLKQGSYKNSNTTQLALNGNLSLIYGKDFGKHNLNGVAQWQLQQNQAEMEGYTAQGFPVAGFESPNYATGYQEAGKPIYNEQTIRSNSYLLNGGYLYDRRYAIDASYRMDGSSVFGANQRFSDSWSVGLAWNLHNEPFLQAYRWINILKLRGSVGKPGNQNVASYINFTTYAYNTALYNYFDLGAVIQEPGNPNLQWQKKLDRNIGIDLAFLANRISFSADVYNNITNPLVVDINVPSSVGFPVYTTNLGGQIDKGFYGNLAVRPVYRPQQRIVWTVSVNARRTVSTFEDLGNKLDAFNKNNISKNLERYKDGSSTTAIWAVRSAGIDPSTGREVFIRKDGTLTFVHSYDDETVVGDTRPDLEGVFGNALSYKGFSASIYIRYRFGGDVFNTALWNKVENISMEGLKKNQDKRALYDRWKQPGDVATFKNISATEVTPASSRFVQEENTLAGESIRIGYEWNNDQLKKLGLSYITLNAYMNDIFRKSTIVSERGIDYPFSRSVSFSLSAGF is encoded by the coding sequence ATGTCCATCTTGAACCAGAAACCGACCCATAACCTATGGCGCAGGGCTTCGTGCGGCCTCCTGCTGGCGCTCGCATTATCCTCCGGGAATGCCGCCACGGCGCAGGATACCTTCGCGCTGAACAGGGTCGTGACCGTCAGGGTCAAAAATCAACCTTTGTCCAATATCCTGTCCGACATCGAGAAACAAACCCGTCTGCATTTTGTATATGACGGAACAGAACTGAACAGGTCCGAGATCATCAGCATCGATGCCCGCTCCCTTACCCTGGGCAATGTACTGCACCGGCTCTTCAAAGGCAATGCCGAAGTACGGGTAATGGGAAACCAGGTAATCCTGAAGAAACAGGGACCTGCTTCTCCTGCCGGCGATATCCGGCAGGAAGTAAAGCAATTGCGCATTACAGGAACAGTGGCTTTGCGGAACACCAGCGGAGAGGTACAGAAGATACCCGGCATCACCGTCCGCATCAAAGCCACCACTATCGGCACGGCCACGAAAGATGGCGGCAGCTTTTCCATCATTGCCAAACCGGGGGATGTACTGGTATTCAGCTACCTGGGCTATAAAACCCGCGAAGTTGTCGTGGATGCCCGATCCACATCCCTGCAGGTAACACTCGAGGAGGATGTGGAAAAGATAAAAGAAGTGGTGATCACCGGCATCTTCGAACGTAAGAAGGAGAGCTTCACCGGTGCCACGGCTACCTACACCAACAGGGAACTGAAACAGATCGGCAATCAGAACGTGATACAAAGCCTGAAAACGCTGGACCCTGCTTTTGCCGTACTGGAAAATAACCTCCAGGGCGCCAATCCCAATGTGCTGCCCGACCTTGAGATCAGGGGAAAAACCGCTACCATTACGCTGCGCGACCAATTCGGCTCCAATGCCAACCAGCCGCTGTTCATCATGGATGGTTTTGAAGTAAGCCTGCAAACGGTAGTGGACATGAACATCAACCGGGTAGAATCCATTACCGTACTCCGCGATGCCGCGTCCACAGCCATTTATGGCTCCCGTGCTTCCAATGGCGTGGTGGTCATTGAAACGAAGAAACCCAAACCAGGCTCCCTCCGTGTGTCCTACTCCATGGACAACCGGGTGGAGTTCCCCGATCTGCGGGACTATAACCTGATGAATGCGGAGGAAAAACTGGAGTTCGAACGGCTGGCCGGAAGATACTCCCTGAACTCCCGCTTTGAATTGTACCAGGACCAACAGCTGGAGCTGGATTCCCTCTACCATGCACACCTCGCGGAAGTGCAACGCGGCGTGAACACCTACTGGATGAATGAACCGCTGCGCACCGGTTACACCACCGGGCATAATTTATATGCAGATGGCGGGGACGACCAGATGCGATACGGCATCGGCGCCAACATCACCCGCACCAACGGCATCATGAAAGGCTCCGGTAAAACCATCGGCGGCGGCAATATCGATCTCATCTACCGCAAAAAAAGATGGAACATCTCCAATAAATTATTCCTGAATATCAGCAAGGCCACCGAGTCTCCCTACGGCTCTTTTGCCACCTTCGCCGAAACCAATCCCTATTTCCGCAAAACGGACGGCAACGGCAACATCACCCGCTACCTGGAAAACTCCACATGGGGCGGTACCGGTTCTTCGGAATACATTGTAGCCAACCCCTTGTGGGATGCGCAACTGGCCAACAGGAACCAGACGACCTATACGCAGATCATCAACAACCTGCAGGCGGAATACCGGTTCACGCAGAGCCTGATGTTCCGTACCAGGCTGCAGGCTACACAAACGGCTACCAGGAATGAGGTATTCATTCCCGGCCAGCATTCCATCTTCCAGGAAACGGAATTTCTCAAACAAGGCTCCTACAAGAATTCAAATACCACCCAGCTTGCCCTTAACGGGAACCTTTCACTGATCTACGGAAAGGATTTCGGGAAACATAATCTCAATGGCGTAGCGCAATGGCAATTGCAGCAGAACCAGGCGGAAATGGAGGGATACACCGCACAGGGCTTCCCCGTGGCCGGTTTTGAATCGCCCAATTATGCTACCGGCTACCAGGAAGCAGGCAAACCCATCTACAATGAACAAACGATCCGCTCCAACAGCTATCTGCTGAACGGCGGCTACCTGTACGACAGGCGCTATGCTATCGACGCCAGCTACCGGATGGACGGCAGCAGTGTTTTCGGCGCCAACCAGCGGTTCAGCGACTCCTGGTCGGTAGGGCTGGCCTGGAACCTGCACAACGAACCTTTTCTGCAGGCATACCGCTGGATCAATATCCTCAAGCTACGCGGCAGCGTGGGCAAACCGGGCAACCAGAATGTAGCGTCGTATATCAACTTCACGACTTATGCCTATAACACCGCCCTGTACAATTACTTCGATCTGGGCGCCGTGATACAGGAACCGGGTAACCCCAACCTGCAATGGCAAAAGAAGCTGGACAGGAACATCGGCATTGATCTGGCATTCCTGGCCAACCGCATCTCTTTCTCCGCCGATGTGTACAACAATATTACGAACCCGCTGGTGGTGGACATCAACGTCCCCTCCTCCGTAGGTTTCCCCGTGTACACCACCAATCTCGGCGGACAGATCGATAAAGGATTTTATGGCAACCTGGCGGTAAGACCGGTGTACCGGCCGCAGCAGCGCATCGTCTGGACCGTGAGCGTCAATGCCCGCAGGACGGTTTCCACCTTCGAAGACCTCGGCAACAAACTGGATGCATTCAATAAGAACAATATCTCCAAAAACCTGGAGCGGTATAAAGACGGCAGCAGCACCACGGCCATCTGGGCGGTAAGGTCCGCCGGCATCGACCCTTCTACCGGCCGGGAAGTCTTCATCCGTAAAGACGGCACGCTCACGTTCGTGCACAGCTACGATGATGAAACTGTTGTAGGCGATACCCGGCCTGACCTGGAAGGCGTGTTCGGCAATGCGCTTTCATACAAGGGCTTCAGCGCCAGCATCTATATCCGCTACCGCTTCGGCGGCGATGTGTTCAATACCGCCCTCTGGAACAAAGTGGAAAATATCAGCATGGAAGGGCTGAAGAAGAACCAGGACAAACGCGCGCTGTACGACCGCTGGAAGCAGCCGGGCGATGTGGCCACATTCAAGAATATCAGCGCCACAGAAGTAACGCCGGCATCTTCGCGTTTTGTACAGGAGGAAAATACCCTTGCCGGCGAAAGCATCCGCATCGGCTATGAGTGGAATAACGACCAGCTGAAAAAACTGGGCCTCAGCTATATCACGCTCAATGCCTATATGAATGACATTTTCCGCAAATCGACCATCGTCAGCGAAAGAGGTATCGACTATCCCTTTTCCCGCTCGGTATCCTTTTCCCTCAGCGCCGGCTTTTAA
- a CDS encoding DUF4843 domain-containing protein, whose translation MKRSIYSMLSAFTLLALGACEKELATYSETDGVYFSLTVSNVRTDTSKVTFAYAPHDVTDTTILVPVRTRGYLQDQDRAFRLKVVEENTTATAGVHFTALQTEYSIPAGTNIFQLPVTLHRTADMLADTFQIQLELLPNEHFDLKLSDEIINTTTKEKVSLTRFTVQVNDVLAMPRAWWDYMLGTFSRKKILLIAEISGEPLANFNDQTLLTVSKNTFLGKFTQKYLNDQAAAGNVILDEDGLPMVMGAGAQ comes from the coding sequence ATGAAAAGATCAATATACAGCATGCTGTCAGCCTTCACCCTGCTCGCACTTGGCGCCTGCGAAAAGGAACTGGCCACCTACAGCGAAACCGACGGCGTCTATTTTTCCCTTACCGTCAGCAATGTACGTACAGACACCAGCAAGGTCACCTTCGCATATGCTCCGCACGATGTAACAGACACCACCATTCTTGTACCGGTGCGCACAAGGGGGTATTTGCAGGATCAGGACCGCGCTTTCCGCCTGAAAGTGGTGGAAGAAAACACCACGGCCACCGCAGGCGTTCATTTCACCGCCCTTCAGACGGAATACAGCATACCGGCCGGAACCAATATCTTCCAGCTGCCGGTAACCCTGCACCGGACGGCGGACATGCTCGCAGATACTTTCCAGATACAGTTGGAATTGCTGCCGAATGAACATTTCGACCTGAAGCTGAGCGATGAGATCATCAACACCACTACAAAAGAGAAAGTAAGCCTTACGCGCTTTACCGTCCAGGTGAACGACGTGCTTGCCATGCCCCGGGCCTGGTGGGACTATATGCTCGGCACCTTCAGCAGAAAGAAGATCCTGCTCATCGCGGAGATCAGCGGGGAGCCCCTGGCCAACTTCAACGACCAGACCCTCCTCACCGTCTCCAAAAACACCTTCCTCGGCAAGTTCACCCAGAAATACCTGAATGACCAGGCCGCGGCGGGAAATGTAATACTGGATGAAGATGGCCTGCCGATGGTAATGGGCGCCGGCGCACAATGA
- a CDS encoding PKD-like family lipoprotein, which yields MRPYIFLLAVLLCATGCYKDLGNYDYRDVNEVGIEGIESQYTILSLDTLRINPVLTFTQDAKGDTADYEYEWIAILDEGDRVFPDVKRTEVARTRDLNYKVVLKPNAGFTMSYRVKDKKTGIQWSKTFRLEVKSTIYEGWLLYSDVNTDARLDMISRLDDTTERIYIDVLAQVGCELPPQKHPRHVTYATKNQGGGIYLSAGTGTNSIHSETFLWQPSNAIEYEMQGKPPAGFAPLYVSNMDNVEHVMVTEDEIYYQHFIFAAGYTLPINSIQAEGTLFKPAPFFGFSNRIASNMVIYDETNRRFVGYKGSQTYSYLLQDPPDGLFSYSTGRRMLYMANTRYSNNDVFAILKDDAANKTWLYRMNVSTGITQTYYGEMTGTDIDKAESFAVSHQFGYIFYNVGAKVYQYDMFNRNSKLMLDMGTEKISLIKCQHFNGSSKYAAFEKALIVCTYDPGKPAAEQGTMRLYDVPAVNGDLVLTKTYTGFGKIVDVAYRTR from the coding sequence ATGAGACCATATATCTTCCTGCTTGCCGTGCTGCTCTGCGCAACAGGCTGTTACAAAGACCTCGGCAATTATGATTACCGGGATGTCAACGAAGTGGGTATTGAAGGTATCGAAAGCCAATATACCATACTGTCCCTCGATACGCTGCGGATCAATCCTGTGTTGACATTCACGCAGGACGCTAAAGGCGATACCGCGGATTATGAATATGAATGGATCGCCATCCTGGATGAAGGCGACCGCGTGTTCCCGGATGTCAAACGGACCGAAGTGGCCCGCACCAGGGACCTCAACTACAAGGTGGTGCTGAAGCCCAATGCCGGATTCACCATGTCTTACCGCGTAAAGGACAAGAAAACCGGCATCCAGTGGAGCAAAACCTTCCGGCTGGAGGTAAAATCCACCATATACGAAGGATGGCTGCTTTATTCCGATGTAAATACAGACGCCCGGCTGGATATGATCTCCAGGCTGGATGATACGACTGAGCGCATATACATCGACGTGCTGGCACAGGTGGGATGTGAGCTGCCACCGCAAAAGCACCCCCGGCATGTCACTTACGCCACCAAAAACCAGGGCGGGGGCATTTACCTCAGCGCGGGCACCGGCACTAACAGCATTCATTCCGAAACATTCCTGTGGCAACCTTCCAATGCCATAGAATACGAAATGCAGGGGAAACCACCCGCCGGTTTTGCTCCTTTGTACGTCAGCAATATGGACAATGTGGAGCATGTCATGGTCACGGAAGACGAGATCTATTACCAACATTTCATCTTTGCAGCCGGTTATACGCTCCCCATCAACAGCATACAGGCCGAAGGCACTTTATTCAAGCCGGCGCCTTTCTTCGGGTTTTCCAACAGGATAGCCTCCAATATGGTCATCTACGATGAAACGAACAGACGTTTCGTGGGCTACAAAGGCAGCCAGACCTATAGCTACCTGCTGCAAGACCCGCCGGACGGCCTTTTCAGCTACTCCACCGGCCGCAGGATGCTCTACATGGCCAATACCCGGTACAGTAATAATGATGTGTTCGCCATCCTGAAAGACGATGCCGCCAACAAAACCTGGCTGTACAGGATGAACGTTTCCACAGGTATTACCCAGACCTATTACGGGGAGATGACCGGAACGGATATCGACAAGGCGGAGTCATTTGCCGTCAGCCATCAGTTTGGATACATCTTCTACAATGTGGGCGCAAAGGTATACCAGTACGATATGTTCAACAGAAACAGCAAGCTGATGCTGGACATGGGAACGGAAAAAATATCGCTGATCAAATGCCAGCACTTCAACGGCAGCAGCAAATATGCGGCATTCGAAAAAGCGCTGATCGTCTGCACCTACGACCCCGGAAAACCGGCGGCGGAACAGGGCACCATGCGGCTGTACGATGTTCCCGCCGTGAACGGGGACCTGGTGCTGACGAAGACCTACACCGGCTTCGGGAAAATAGTGGACGTTGCTTACCGGACACGTTGA
- a CDS encoding RagB/SusD family nutrient uptake outer membrane protein yields the protein MKKFTLHSILAAALLLTASCNKWLDVKPKDRTIEEQLYKSEDGFYTALNGVYLELCSQNLYGGQLTMEMLEALAQRYNTSATDHYLRTVTSYSYQESAVKSKVDGIWQGLYKSISNLNRMMLVIDERKSLFASERNYQLLKGQVLGLRAFLHFDLLRLFGPMYNTVDSTADAIPYYDHYTVEYLPFLPASEVVAKVLADLDEADALLSVSDPVITEGTLFSAAPDGSSNKFRYRNLAMNYYAVQLLKARAELYRGNKTAALEVVKQALPDVEKWFPFVNVNAVTDNINPDKVFSSELLFAQFDARLYEKYNNYYAPALNARSLLTAQASRLNTTYESNENDFRFKSVFWRIPDNNAVTVKCFFKYSDITDKNRPYRQLLPLMRKTELYYIAAECEPSAPLAAGYLNTVRKARGLPDLPSNANLTTEIRKEYLKEFYGEGQLFFYYKRNNTASIPNGSSASGNVAMNASKYVLQIPDSELAYRN from the coding sequence ATGAAGAAATTTACCTTACATAGCATCCTGGCAGCAGCGCTCCTGCTGACCGCATCCTGCAACAAATGGCTGGACGTCAAGCCGAAGGACAGGACCATTGAAGAACAGCTCTACAAATCGGAAGATGGTTTTTACACCGCGCTGAACGGCGTGTACCTGGAGCTTTGCTCACAAAATCTCTACGGCGGGCAGCTAACGATGGAAATGCTGGAAGCCCTCGCCCAGCGTTACAACACTTCCGCTACAGACCACTACCTCCGCACCGTCACCAGCTACAGCTACCAGGAAAGCGCTGTGAAGAGCAAGGTAGACGGCATATGGCAGGGCCTCTACAAAAGCATCAGCAACCTCAACAGGATGATGCTGGTGATCGACGAACGCAAAAGCCTCTTTGCCAGCGAAAGGAACTACCAGCTGCTGAAAGGTCAGGTGCTCGGGCTGCGGGCCTTCCTGCATTTCGATCTGCTGCGTCTCTTCGGGCCGATGTACAATACCGTGGATTCCACCGCCGATGCCATCCCCTACTATGATCACTATACCGTTGAATACCTCCCTTTTCTGCCGGCCAGCGAAGTTGTTGCCAAAGTGCTGGCAGACCTGGATGAAGCGGACGCCCTGCTGTCCGTTTCAGATCCGGTGATCACGGAAGGCACATTGTTCTCCGCCGCGCCGGATGGCAGCTCGAACAAATTCCGCTACCGCAACCTGGCCATGAACTATTACGCCGTACAACTGCTGAAAGCACGCGCAGAACTTTACCGCGGGAACAAAACCGCCGCGCTCGAAGTCGTAAAACAGGCCCTGCCGGATGTGGAAAAATGGTTCCCCTTCGTGAACGTGAATGCAGTGACCGATAACATCAATCCGGACAAGGTGTTCTCATCAGAACTGCTCTTCGCCCAGTTCGATGCAAGGCTGTATGAAAAATACAACAATTACTACGCGCCGGCCCTGAATGCCAGGAGCCTGCTCACCGCCCAGGCCAGCCGGCTGAATACTACCTATGAAAGCAATGAGAACGATTTTCGCTTCAAGTCCGTTTTCTGGCGCATCCCGGACAATAATGCGGTAACGGTGAAATGCTTTTTCAAGTATTCGGACATTACCGATAAAAACCGGCCTTACCGCCAGCTGCTGCCCCTGATGCGCAAGACAGAGCTGTATTACATTGCAGCAGAATGCGAGCCATCCGCTCCGCTCGCAGCAGGGTATCTGAATACCGTACGAAAAGCCCGCGGGCTGCCGGACCTTCCATCCAACGCTAACCTGACAACCGAGATCAGGAAAGAATACCTGAAGGAATTCTACGGTGAAGGCCAGTTGTTCTTCTATTACAAAAGGAATAACACTGCCTCCATTCCCAACGGCTCCTCCGCCTCGGGGAACGTAGCCATGAACGCATCCAAATATGTACTGCAAATTCCGGACAGCGAGCTGGCTTACCGGAATTAA